The Syntrophobacterales bacterium region ACGATGGCAGCGCTGGCCGCCTTGCCGCCCGCCTTCATTCCGAAGATCGGCAAGGTAACAGCGGGAAACTCAGCCGGAATAAACGACGGGGCCAGTGCGCTTTTGATCATGTCCGCCCGGAAGGCTGCGGAACTTGGCCTAAAGCCGCTGGCGCGGATCAAGGCGATCGGCCGCGGCGGCTGCCACCCCTCCGTCATGGGGCTCAGCCCCGTCCCGGCGGTAAAGAATCTGCTCGACCGTTCCGGATTGAAGCTCGCCGATTTTGACCTGATAGAGCTCAACGAGGCCTTTGCCGCCCAGTATCTTGGTTGTGAAAGGGAGCTCGGGTTGAACAGGGAAATCGCCAATGTCAACGGCTCAGGGGTTGCCCTGGGCCACCCCGTCGGTTCCACCGGCGCCCGACTCATCGTCACCCTGATCCACGCGCTGAGAAAAAGGGGCAAAACGCTGGGGCTCGCCACCCTCTGCGGCGGCGGCGGGGTTTCAATGGCGACTGCGATAGAGATAATCTGACAGTGGCGACCATGAATAGCATTAATTATCCCCGCATCGTCATCAAGAGAGGGCGGGAGGTTCCCCTTCTGCACGGCCACCCGTGGATTTTTTCCGGCGCCCTGGCCAAAGCGGACAAGGGGATAGCGCCGGGGGAGGTCGTGCTGGCGACAACCAATGTCGGTCAGCCGCTTGCCCTCGGTTTCTTCAATTATGGCGACATTGCCTTTCGCGTTTTGACGGAAGATGTTTCGGCAATTATTGATAAAGATTTCTGGCGGCAAAGGATCAGGGAGGCCCTGGCCCTGCGGAGTAAAATTATCCCGCCGGATACCGATGCCTACCGGCTTGTCAATGCGGAAGGCGACAAAATGCCTGGCCTCGTTGTCGATCGCTACCGGGATTGCCTCGTTTTTGGCATCGGAACAGCGGGGATGGACAGATGGCGCGATACCCTGATTGAACTTCTTGCGGACGAGACTGGCGCCAAAACTGTCTATGAACGCAGCGAGGGACGTTCCCGGAAGCTGGAAGGTCTGGCGGACAGGATTGGTTCTGCGGTCGGCGGGGCGCCGGAAGCAATGGATATCCTGGAGAACGGCCTGCATTTCGAGGTAGATATCCAGGCGGGGCAAAAGACCGGC contains the following coding sequences:
- a CDS encoding acetyl-CoA C-acyltransferase; its protein translation is MIQAGMADIILAGGMEHMSGGPYVIPNARWGCRLQDQTLVDSVIHGLYAGSHLLPGPENGPIKEGPIIDLFRGKPYIMGVTAELIAQKHNMSREEIDEVALRSHNNAERATRDGDFREEIVPVEIPQRKGKPPVIFDKDEHFRPGLTMAALAALPPAFIPKIGKVTAGNSAGINDGASALLIMSARKAAELGLKPLARIKAIGRGGCHPSVMGLSPVPAVKNLLDRSGLKLADFDLIELNEAFAAQYLGCERELGLNREIANVNGSGVALGHPVGSTGARLIVTLIHALRKRGKTLGLATLCGGGGVSMATAIEII
- a CDS encoding class I SAM-dependent rRNA methyltransferase, whose protein sequence is MNSINYPRIVIKRGREVPLLHGHPWIFSGALAKADKGIAPGEVVLATTNVGQPLALGFFNYGDIAFRVLTEDVSAIIDKDFWRQRIREALALRSKIIPPDTDAYRLVNAEGDKMPGLVVDRYRDCLVFGIGTAGMDRWRDTLIELLADETGAKTVYERSEGRSRKLEGLADRIGSAVGGAPEAMDILENGLHFEVDIQAGQKTGFFLDQRVSRELVGRLSRGASVLNCFSYTGAFSIYAVRGGAKRVVSVEASATANEIAARNFRRNGLNPELHPILTADCFEFLRQPTDSYDVIILDPPAFAKSRKDLNRAAHGYKEINMQAARRLAEGGLLATFSCSNHVDEELFGKIVLGAVRDAGKTAQLLYQTSAGPDHPVNLAHAEGRYLKGLLLCLTT